From a region of the Streptomyces sp. NBC_00102 genome:
- a CDS encoding SDR family NAD(P)-dependent oxidoreductase: MNASNYLSGLFSLEGRTAVVTGGSSGIGRAIAEALARAGAAVTVVARREAELKATVDELTGAGCRADWVSADLATTEGVRQAADAVAERSGEPDILVNCAGINLRPPMGELGEDVWDTTMAVNLKAPYLLGTRFGPGMAERGYGRIIHISSQQAHRAFVSSGAYGVSKGGLESLARSQAEAWSPHGVTANTLVPGFVMTPLNTRISSDPEKAAALAARTMVGRNGLAEDFAAAAVFLAGPGSAYVTGQSLFVDGGFSVH; this comes from the coding sequence ATGAACGCATCGAACTATCTCTCCGGGCTCTTCTCCCTGGAAGGCAGGACCGCCGTCGTCACCGGTGGCAGCTCCGGCATCGGCAGGGCGATCGCGGAGGCGCTCGCCCGCGCGGGCGCGGCGGTCACCGTCGTGGCCCGCCGCGAGGCCGAGCTGAAGGCGACCGTGGACGAGCTGACAGGAGCGGGCTGCCGCGCCGACTGGGTGAGCGCGGACCTGGCCACCACCGAGGGGGTCCGGCAGGCGGCCGATGCCGTGGCCGAAAGGTCCGGGGAGCCGGACATTCTGGTGAACTGCGCCGGGATCAACCTGCGTCCGCCGATGGGCGAGCTGGGCGAGGACGTCTGGGACACCACGATGGCGGTGAACCTCAAGGCCCCCTACCTCCTCGGCACGCGGTTCGGACCGGGGATGGCGGAGCGCGGGTACGGGCGGATCATCCACATCAGCTCGCAGCAGGCGCACCGGGCGTTCGTGAGCAGCGGGGCGTACGGCGTCTCCAAGGGCGGGCTGGAGTCGCTCGCCCGGTCGCAGGCCGAGGCGTGGTCGCCGCACGGCGTCACCGCGAACACCCTCGTCCCGGGCTTCGTGATGACCCCCCTGAACACCCGGATCTCGTCGGACCCGGAGAAGGCGGCGGCACTGGCCGCCCGCACGATGGTGGGGCGCAACGGTCTGGCCGAGGACTTCGCCGCCGCGGCGGTGTTCCTGGCCGGTCCCGGTTCCGCGTACGTGACCGGCCAGTCCCTCTTCGTGGACGGCGGGTTCTCCGTCCATTAG
- a CDS encoding DUF6278 family protein, translating into MNIPFLDNWRKRQGGTHTVTLAQTAATDPAGLAELLAECELLRVRAGSGGLELDDTPGSLTALDQLPPRWRDDPEEVPWLGNDAGLYLGTVLVRTVPGARWDIWPSGQPVVRLPSGREVDVVGAGLDWAVYGSPELSQVYAEAAEE; encoded by the coding sequence GTGAACATCCCCTTCTTGGACAACTGGCGCAAGCGTCAAGGCGGTACGCACACGGTGACGCTGGCCCAGACCGCCGCGACCGACCCCGCCGGCCTCGCGGAACTCCTCGCCGAATGCGAGCTGCTGCGCGTCCGGGCGGGGAGCGGTGGACTCGAACTGGACGACACTCCCGGGTCGTTGACCGCACTCGACCAGCTGCCGCCCCGCTGGCGCGACGATCCGGAAGAGGTGCCCTGGCTGGGAAACGACGCGGGGCTGTACCTCGGCACCGTGCTCGTACGGACCGTGCCCGGAGCCCGGTGGGACATCTGGCCGAGCGGTCAGCCCGTCGTGCGGCTGCCCTCCGGACGGGAAGTCGACGTCGTCGGAGCCGGCCTGGACTGGGCGGTCTACGGCAGCCCCGAACTCTCCCAGGTGTACGCCGAAGCCGCCGAGGAATGA
- a CDS encoding amino acid ABC transporter ATP-binding protein encodes MAVDPLIDLRDVNKHFGDLHVLRDINLTVGRGEVVVVIGPSGSGKSTLCRAINRLETIESGRITIDGKPLPEEGKGLAELRAEVGMVFQSFNLFAHKTVLANVSLAQMMVRKRKRPEADARSRELLERVGLAAHADKFPAQLSGGQQQRVAIARALAMDPKALLFDEPTSALDPEMINEVLEVMQQLARDGMTMVVVTHEMGFARSAANRVVFMADGLIVEDRTPEDFFTAPESDRAKDFLSKILKH; translated from the coding sequence ATGGCCGTCGATCCGTTGATCGATCTGCGGGACGTCAACAAGCACTTCGGTGACTTGCACGTTCTGCGGGACATCAATCTCACCGTCGGCCGCGGGGAGGTGGTGGTGGTCATCGGCCCCTCCGGCTCCGGCAAGTCGACGCTCTGCCGGGCGATCAACCGGCTGGAGACGATCGAGTCGGGCCGGATCACGATCGACGGTAAGCCTCTCCCCGAGGAGGGCAAGGGGCTGGCGGAGCTCAGGGCCGAAGTGGGCATGGTCTTCCAGTCGTTCAACCTGTTCGCGCACAAGACCGTGCTCGCCAACGTCTCCCTCGCGCAGATGATGGTACGCAAGCGGAAGAGGCCGGAGGCCGACGCCCGCTCCCGGGAACTGCTGGAGCGCGTGGGGCTCGCCGCGCACGCCGACAAGTTCCCCGCTCAGCTCTCCGGGGGCCAGCAGCAACGCGTGGCCATCGCCCGCGCCCTGGCCATGGACCCCAAAGCCCTCCTCTTCGACGAGCCCACCTCGGCGCTCGACCCGGAGATGATCAACGAGGTGCTGGAGGTCATGCAGCAACTGGCGCGGGACGGGATGACCATGGTCGTCGTCACCCACGAGATGGGCTTCGCCCGGTCCGCCGCGAACCGGGTGGTCTTCATGGCGGACGGACTCATCGTCGAGGACCGGACTCCGGAGGATTTCTTCACCGCCCCCGAGAGCGACCGCGCCAAGGACTTCCTGTCCAAGATCCTCAAACACTGA
- a CDS encoding glutamate ABC transporter substrate-binding protein, whose product MALAAGCGKEGSPPVKGPKADELPHYTVNTGFRLPASKTWNRAERRGRLVIGAKEDQPYLGEKDPATGVYSGFDIEIATMVAAYLGFGPKEIQFKTIASANRETALQNGQIDYYVGTYTINDMRKKLVGFAGPYFMAGQGLLVRTDENDIHGPQDLAGKTVCSAAGSTPYQRIAADYPEADLVAYDTYSICVDNLLTFQVDVVTTDDAILLGFAAKAPDEMKVVGKPFSEEPYGIGVPRSDNALRAAINDALEKNEKNGNWKKAFEATLGLSGVPAPTPPPIDRYPAN is encoded by the coding sequence ATGGCCCTCGCCGCAGGGTGCGGCAAGGAGGGCTCCCCGCCGGTCAAGGGGCCCAAGGCCGACGAACTGCCCCACTACACGGTGAACACCGGCTTCCGGCTGCCCGCGTCGAAGACCTGGAACCGAGCCGAGCGTCGGGGCCGCCTGGTGATCGGCGCCAAGGAGGACCAGCCCTACCTCGGCGAGAAGGACCCGGCCACCGGGGTCTACTCCGGCTTCGACATCGAGATCGCCACCATGGTGGCGGCCTATCTCGGCTTCGGCCCGAAGGAGATCCAGTTCAAGACGATCGCCTCGGCCAACCGCGAAACCGCCCTGCAGAACGGCCAGATCGACTACTACGTCGGCACCTACACCATCAACGACATGCGCAAGAAGCTCGTCGGGTTCGCCGGCCCCTACTTCATGGCCGGACAGGGCCTCCTGGTGCGCACCGACGAGAACGACATCCACGGCCCGCAGGACCTCGCGGGCAAGACGGTCTGCTCGGCCGCCGGGTCCACCCCCTACCAGCGCATCGCCGCCGACTACCCCGAAGCGGACCTGGTCGCCTACGACACGTACTCCATCTGCGTCGACAACCTGCTGACCTTCCAGGTCGACGTCGTCACCACCGACGACGCGATCCTGCTCGGCTTCGCGGCGAAGGCACCCGACGAGATGAAGGTCGTCGGCAAGCCCTTCTCCGAGGAGCCGTACGGCATCGGCGTGCCGCGCAGCGACAACGCCCTGCGGGCCGCGATCAACGACGCACTGGAGAAGAACGAGAAGAACGGCAACTGGAAGAAGGCGTTCGAAGCCACGCTGGGGCTCTCCGGAGTACCCGCGCCGACGCCGCCGCCCATCGACCGCTACCCGGCGAACTGA
- a CDS encoding amino acid ABC transporter permease, producing the protein MDVLTQNFSLYGKGFLGTLELTVFASLLALVLGFVMASFRVAPVGSLRLVGTVWVAVLRNTPLTLLFFAVLLGLPRFGLVLPFNVFAVLALGCYTSAFICEVLRSGINTVPTGQGEAARSLGMSFGQTLNTVVLPQAFRSVIPPVGSTLIALAKNSAIAGAFSVTELLGTYKTLNELGYSIIWTFVWIAVGYLIITLAISALFTVMEKRWGVTR; encoded by the coding sequence ATGGACGTACTGACACAGAACTTCTCGCTCTACGGCAAAGGGTTCCTCGGCACGCTCGAACTCACCGTCTTCGCCTCGCTCCTGGCCCTCGTGCTCGGCTTCGTCATGGCCTCCTTCCGCGTCGCCCCGGTCGGCTCGCTCCGGCTCGTCGGCACCGTCTGGGTGGCGGTGCTGCGCAACACCCCGCTCACCCTGCTGTTCTTCGCCGTCCTCCTCGGACTGCCGCGCTTCGGCCTCGTCCTGCCGTTCAACGTCTTCGCCGTCCTCGCCCTGGGCTGCTACACCTCGGCGTTCATCTGCGAGGTGCTGCGCTCCGGCATCAACACCGTGCCCACCGGCCAGGGGGAAGCCGCCCGCAGCCTCGGCATGTCCTTCGGGCAGACCCTCAACACGGTGGTACTGCCCCAGGCGTTCCGCTCGGTGATCCCGCCGGTCGGCTCGACACTCATCGCGCTCGCCAAGAACTCCGCGATCGCCGGCGCCTTCAGCGTCACGGAACTCCTGGGCACCTACAAGACCCTCAACGAGCTGGGCTACAGCATCATCTGGACCTTCGTCTGGATCGCCGTGGGCTACCTCATCATCACCCTGGCGATCAGCGCGCTCTTCACCGTGATGGAGAAGCGCTGGGGGGTGACCCGATGA
- a CDS encoding amino acid ABC transporter permease, with the protein MTTHAAPAATALYDIPGPEARKRHLFYGIAATVLVAALFGWIVYLLFDTGQFTAAKWNPFTYKGIQELLLRGLGNTLKAFAYAAVLSLALGAVLAVGRLSVHRPVRWISTVLVEFFRAMPVLVMIFFIFVALKVQPLPALVAGLTLYNGSVLAEVFRTGINSVERGQREAAYALGMRKTQVTVSVLAPQAVRAMMPTIISQLVVALKDTSLGYLITYEEFLHAGKLIASNLDYDLPFIPVVMVISPIYIGMCMLLSWFATWMAKRQRRNPKTEAVEVSPAGPGPLLP; encoded by the coding sequence ATGACCACCCACGCCGCACCCGCCGCCACCGCGCTCTACGACATCCCCGGCCCCGAAGCCCGCAAGCGGCACCTCTTCTACGGGATCGCCGCCACGGTCCTGGTCGCCGCCCTCTTCGGGTGGATCGTCTATCTCCTCTTCGACACGGGCCAGTTCACCGCCGCCAAGTGGAATCCCTTCACCTACAAGGGAATTCAGGAACTGCTGCTGCGCGGCCTGGGCAACACCCTCAAGGCGTTCGCGTACGCGGCGGTGCTCTCGCTGGCGCTCGGCGCGGTCCTCGCCGTCGGACGGCTCTCCGTGCACCGGCCGGTCCGCTGGATCTCCACCGTGCTCGTCGAGTTCTTCCGCGCCATGCCCGTACTGGTGATGATCTTCTTCATCTTCGTGGCGCTGAAGGTCCAGCCGCTGCCCGCCCTGGTCGCCGGACTGACCCTCTACAACGGCTCGGTGCTCGCCGAGGTGTTCCGTACCGGGATCAACTCCGTGGAACGCGGCCAGCGGGAGGCCGCGTACGCGCTGGGCATGCGCAAGACCCAGGTCACCGTCTCCGTACTCGCGCCGCAGGCCGTACGCGCCATGATGCCGACCATCATCAGCCAGCTCGTGGTGGCGTTGAAGGACACCTCGCTGGGATACCTGATCACCTACGAGGAGTTCCTCCACGCGGGGAAGCTCATCGCCTCCAACCTCGACTACGACCTCCCGTTCATCCCGGTCGTGATGGTGATCTCCCCCATCTACATCGGGATGTGCATGCTCCTCTCGTGGTTCGCCACCTGGATGGCCAAGCGCCAGCGCCGCAACCCGAAGACGGAGGCCGTGGAGGTTTCACCGGCCGGACCAGGACCCCTGTTGCCCTGA